Proteins encoded together in one Planctomyces sp. SH-PL14 window:
- a CDS encoding DUF6580 family putative transport protein — protein sequence MSSDVSSLRSDTSVPVSAPTRAEGPNWQRFAFLTVLVIVTVAVRLLPHPRNVTPIGAVALFGGATLASPVAALGVTLTALFVSDLFVGLHFLMLPVYACFLFNVWLGRRLGAKPGPVRIAGGTLIGSVVFFVVTNFATWLAFYEPTAAGLATCYLRGLPDFVNTIAGDLFFSGLLFGALSLAEGRFPVLRPLPSAAAAPAAA from the coding sequence ATGAGCTCCGACGTCTCCTCTCTCCGTTCCGACACCTCTGTCCCGGTTTCGGCCCCGACCCGCGCCGAGGGACCGAACTGGCAGCGGTTCGCGTTTCTGACGGTCCTCGTGATCGTGACGGTCGCCGTCCGGCTCCTGCCGCATCCGCGGAACGTCACGCCGATCGGAGCCGTGGCGCTCTTCGGCGGCGCCACGCTCGCTTCGCCGGTCGCCGCGCTCGGGGTCACGCTGACGGCGTTGTTCGTCAGCGACCTGTTCGTCGGCCTGCACTTCCTGATGCTGCCGGTCTACGCCTGCTTCCTGTTCAACGTCTGGCTCGGACGGCGTCTGGGAGCGAAGCCCGGTCCCGTCCGGATCGCCGGGGGGACGCTGATCGGCTCGGTGGTCTTCTTCGTCGTCACGAACTTCGCGACGTGGCTGGCGTTCTATGAGCCGACTGCCGCCGGACTCGCGACCTGTTATCTCCGCGGTCTGCCGGACTTCGTGAACACGATCGCCGGGGACCTGTTCTTCAGCGGCCTGCTCTTCGGAGCGTTGTCGCTGGCCGAAGGACGCTTTCCCGTCCTCCGTCCCCTGCCGTCCGCCGCCGCCGCTCCTGCGGCCGCCTGA
- a CDS encoding DUF885 domain-containing protein translates to MFSGLRCLLAAVCFLAAVPPTLLHAQPQAAPMDPRFAELSKQFLDEYPALSPVGATGLGDHRFDRQLDEVSEEARRREREFYERWIRTLEAVDPAQLSRDNQVDLTLLTRKLRNDLWFLTELREWEWNPTVYTQIAGGAVYSLMARDYAPVNERLAGVTARLEALPRLYRQVRETLIPEKVPPIHAETAVKQNRGVLSTIKELVRPAMASLPEADRKRLEQAIVTATEGVEEHQTWLEKELVPKARGNARIGLKLFDEKLARTLDSSLSRQEIRERAEFELQRVRREMYRLAGQALAARDKSFQLPESPTPDDEQRIIEQGIALAAADVPPRDKVVEAAETSLDITTRFVKERDLMTIPPDPLRIIIMPEFQRGVSVAYCDSPGALEVGQKTFYAVAPLPEDWTDEQCRSFLREYNIRSIHNLTVHEAMPGHFVQIAVSNRNPSRLRSLLSSGSFVEGWACYTEQMMSEEGFLKEDPLMRLVTLKWNLRAIANAILDQRLHVDGITREEAMRLMTRDTFQEEREAAGKWVRAQLTSCQLSTYFVGYQEHRDLRKAAEAAQGEKFRVKAYHDKVVSFGSPPAKYVKALMLNEPIPTK, encoded by the coding sequence ATGTTCTCAGGTCTTCGATGTCTTCTGGCGGCGGTCTGCTTTCTCGCCGCCGTGCCCCCTACTCTCCTCCACGCCCAGCCCCAGGCCGCTCCCATGGATCCGCGGTTTGCCGAGTTGTCGAAGCAGTTCCTCGACGAATACCCCGCCCTCTCGCCGGTCGGGGCGACCGGCCTGGGGGACCACCGCTTTGACCGCCAGCTCGACGAGGTCAGCGAGGAGGCCCGCCGCCGGGAACGGGAGTTCTACGAGCGCTGGATCCGGACCCTCGAGGCGGTCGACCCCGCCCAGCTCAGCCGCGACAACCAGGTCGACCTGACACTCCTGACCCGCAAGCTCCGGAACGACCTGTGGTTCCTGACTGAGCTCCGCGAATGGGAATGGAACCCCACCGTTTACACCCAGATCGCCGGGGGTGCGGTCTACAGCCTCATGGCCCGCGATTATGCGCCGGTCAACGAGCGGCTGGCCGGCGTGACCGCCCGCCTGGAAGCCCTGCCGCGGCTCTACCGGCAGGTCCGCGAGACGCTGATCCCGGAGAAGGTCCCGCCGATCCACGCCGAGACGGCGGTGAAGCAGAACCGCGGCGTCCTGAGCACGATCAAAGAACTGGTCCGGCCCGCGATGGCCTCGCTCCCCGAAGCGGATCGCAAGCGGCTGGAGCAGGCGATCGTGACCGCCACCGAAGGTGTTGAAGAGCACCAGACCTGGCTCGAAAAGGAGCTCGTTCCGAAGGCCCGCGGGAATGCCCGGATCGGCCTGAAGCTGTTCGATGAGAAGCTGGCCCGCACGCTCGATTCGTCGCTGAGCCGGCAGGAGATCCGGGAGCGGGCGGAGTTTGAGCTGCAGCGGGTCCGCCGGGAGATGTACCGACTCGCCGGTCAGGCGCTGGCGGCCCGCGACAAGAGTTTCCAGCTTCCCGAGTCGCCGACTCCGGACGACGAGCAGCGGATCATCGAGCAGGGAATCGCGCTCGCGGCGGCGGATGTTCCGCCACGGGACAAGGTGGTCGAGGCGGCGGAGACGTCGCTCGACATCACGACGCGGTTCGTGAAGGAACGTGACCTGATGACGATCCCGCCCGACCCGCTGCGGATCATCATTATGCCGGAGTTCCAGCGGGGGGTGTCGGTCGCCTACTGCGATTCGCCGGGGGCGCTCGAAGTCGGGCAGAAGACGTTTTATGCCGTCGCTCCGCTGCCGGAGGACTGGACCGACGAGCAGTGCCGCTCGTTCCTGCGCGAGTACAACATCCGGTCGATTCATAACCTGACGGTGCACGAGGCGATGCCGGGGCACTTTGTCCAGATTGCGGTGTCGAACCGGAACCCGTCGCGGCTGCGGTCGCTGTTGTCGTCGGGGTCGTTCGTTGAAGGGTGGGCCTGTTACACCGAGCAGATGATGTCGGAGGAGGGATTTCTCAAGGAGGACCCGCTGATGCGGCTGGTGACGCTGAAGTGGAATCTGCGGGCGATTGCCAATGCGATTCTGGACCAGCGGCTGCATGTGGACGGGATCACGCGTGAGGAGGCGATGCGGCTGATGACGCGGGACACGTTCCAAGAGGAGCGGGAGGCGGCGGGGAAGTGGGTTCGGGCGCAGCTGACGTCGTGTCAGTTGTCGACGTATTTTGTGGGTTATCAGGAGCACCGCGATTTGCGGAAGGCGGCTGAAGCGGCGCAGGGTGAGAAGTTCCGGGTGAAGGCGTATCACGACAAGGTGGTCTCGTTCGGTTCACCGCCGGCGAAGTACGTGAAGGCCCTCATGCTGAACGAACCAATCCCCACGAAGTAA
- a CDS encoding HTTM domain-containing protein: MSQPTILRRFDQFFSREEVPFGLAVARILLPLLLLLPLGPRAFHIREIYSSDGAASPIWENFQHKDLLPIPDGSMAVVLFVLYAASLVTSSLGLFTRLSLIAATVFNAYFGLLDCLSTMTKYTIISSHVLLLLSLSDCGALWSVDEWLRRRKGKKAGVAIPTLPRSSPVWPRRLIQLFIGIVYLGAAATKVHTTGFFSGDQMAYWMMTNTNFSNPVGEYLSLFPGLVVAMAYVAIFWEMTFLFVCWKGTARAFSLSVGAIFHVMTYFTLGLILFPMLYIPFYATFFDEEDYLAARAWLSRVVPNAYGRLRDAAMWPWRTLDAVRPQWFGLPHAAAAFAVVTSTCAVVAVEVEKRADVFGVARAEGRFVLEPMSVQQTERVLRNDQGIRPVDAVAGFDIGSERFGETLIDRRATFRAGETAIVQCSLEPPHHDLWVEIDMHDADDHIVARDGVIIARENLRGSIGYKFDGRFPPGAYFFVLKIDGREITRREVTLKAE, from the coding sequence ATGTCCCAGCCGACCATTCTCCGCCGGTTCGACCAGTTCTTCAGCCGCGAGGAAGTTCCCTTCGGACTGGCGGTGGCGCGGATCCTGCTCCCGCTCCTCCTGCTCCTGCCGCTGGGGCCCCGGGCGTTCCACATCCGGGAGATCTACTCCAGCGACGGCGCCGCCTCGCCGATCTGGGAGAACTTCCAGCACAAGGACCTGCTCCCGATCCCCGACGGATCGATGGCGGTCGTCCTGTTTGTCCTGTACGCCGCCAGCCTCGTCACCTCATCGCTCGGCCTGTTCACGCGGCTCTCACTGATCGCGGCGACGGTCTTCAACGCCTACTTCGGTCTGCTCGACTGCCTGAGCACGATGACGAAGTACACGATCATCTCCAGCCACGTGCTGCTGCTCCTTTCACTCTCGGACTGCGGAGCGCTCTGGTCGGTCGACGAATGGCTCCGCCGCCGCAAGGGGAAGAAGGCCGGTGTGGCGATCCCCACGCTTCCCCGCTCGTCCCCGGTCTGGCCGCGGCGACTGATCCAGCTGTTCATCGGCATCGTCTATCTGGGAGCGGCGGCGACGAAGGTCCACACGACCGGCTTCTTCAGCGGCGACCAGATGGCCTACTGGATGATGACGAACACGAACTTCTCAAATCCGGTGGGCGAATACCTGTCGCTGTTTCCCGGGCTGGTCGTGGCGATGGCTTACGTCGCGATCTTCTGGGAGATGACCTTCCTGTTTGTCTGCTGGAAAGGGACCGCGCGGGCGTTCTCCCTGAGTGTCGGGGCGATCTTCCACGTGATGACTTACTTCACGCTCGGGCTGATTCTGTTCCCGATGCTTTACATCCCGTTCTATGCCACCTTCTTTGATGAAGAGGATTACCTGGCGGCGCGGGCGTGGCTCAGCCGGGTGGTCCCGAACGCTTACGGACGGCTCCGGGACGCGGCGATGTGGCCGTGGCGGACGCTCGACGCCGTTCGGCCGCAGTGGTTCGGTCTGCCGCATGCGGCCGCGGCGTTCGCCGTCGTGACGTCGACCTGTGCCGTCGTGGCGGTTGAGGTCGAGAAGCGGGCGGATGTGTTTGGTGTTGCCCGGGCGGAGGGACGGTTTGTTCTGGAGCCGATGTCGGTCCAGCAGACGGAGCGGGTGCTGCGGAATGACCAGGGGATTCGCCCGGTCGATGCCGTGGCCGGGTTTGATATCGGGTCGGAGCGGTTTGGTGAGACGTTGATTGACCGCCGCGCAACGTTCCGCGCGGGGGAAACGGCGATCGTGCAGTGCAGCCTGGAGCCGCCGCATCATGACTTGTGGGTCGAGATCGACATGCACGACGCGGACGACCACATCGTGGCCCGGGACGGAGTGATCATTGCCCGTGAGAATCTTCGCGGGAGTATCGGCTACAAGTTTGATGGCCGGTTCCCGCCGGGCGCGTACTTTTTTGTTCTCAAGATTGATGGCCGCGAGATCACTCGCCGCGAAGTGACGCTCAAGGCGGAATAG
- a CDS encoding serine hydrolase domain-containing protein, producing the protein MHASRRDFLKQFGLTATSMALAGMPLQLWGEERAVAGLLPRSQPEAQGIQSAALLAFVKAIEAGKHNLHSVMVVRHGHVVAEGWWAPYAPQLRHTLYSLSKSFCSTAVGLAADEGKLRLDDKVTSFFPKELPESVSPNLAAMQVKHLLMMGSGHSDDCLFSGGYSVAAKDWVRSALSRKVDHEPGTFFRYNSGATFLLSAIVETVTGEHLIDYLKPRLFAPLGIEGADWETSPTGIATGGWGLRVRTEDIARFGQLYLQKGMWDGKRLLSEAWVGEATSRQIDNAMGQDDAKKNTSDWAQGYGYQFWRCRNDGYRGDGAFGQFCVVLPEQDAVVAITSETGDMQGVLNLFWEHVLPAMKSAPLAADASSAGALADKMKSLALPLPPGEKTSPTAAAVSGKSFAIADNPLGISKVSLNFEDGRCRFAMTDGQGEHRIDCGLGQWALGQTDLPTVPLKLVPTAVPGETTSKLAAAGAWSDEKTFAMQWRFIETAHYDTLTCRFDGDDAKFQFRRSLSVLNPTSMDSRPTLSGRIA; encoded by the coding sequence ATGCACGCCAGTCGTCGAGACTTCCTGAAGCAGTTCGGCCTGACCGCAACATCAATGGCCCTGGCCGGGATGCCCCTGCAGCTCTGGGGTGAGGAACGCGCGGTCGCCGGTCTGCTCCCCCGCTCGCAGCCCGAAGCGCAGGGGATCCAGTCGGCGGCTCTCCTGGCCTTTGTGAAGGCGATCGAAGCCGGGAAGCACAATCTCCACAGCGTCATGGTCGTGCGGCACGGACATGTCGTGGCTGAGGGGTGGTGGGCTCCCTATGCGCCGCAGCTCCGGCACACGCTGTACTCGCTGAGCAAGAGCTTCTGCTCGACGGCGGTCGGACTCGCCGCGGACGAGGGGAAGCTGCGGCTTGACGACAAGGTGACCTCCTTCTTCCCGAAGGAGCTCCCCGAGTCGGTCAGCCCGAACCTGGCGGCGATGCAGGTCAAGCACCTGCTCATGATGGGCTCCGGACACTCGGACGACTGTCTCTTCAGCGGCGGCTATTCCGTGGCGGCGAAGGACTGGGTCCGCTCGGCCCTCTCGCGGAAGGTCGATCACGAGCCGGGGACCTTCTTCCGATACAACAGCGGCGCCACGTTCCTGCTCTCGGCCATCGTCGAGACCGTGACCGGCGAACACCTCATCGACTACCTGAAGCCGCGGCTCTTCGCTCCGCTGGGGATCGAAGGGGCGGACTGGGAGACGAGCCCGACCGGGATCGCGACGGGGGGCTGGGGACTGCGGGTCCGGACGGAGGACATCGCCCGCTTCGGTCAGCTCTATCTCCAGAAGGGGATGTGGGACGGCAAGCGGCTGCTGTCGGAAGCCTGGGTCGGCGAGGCGACGAGCCGGCAGATCGACAACGCCATGGGCCAGGACGACGCCAAGAAGAACACGAGCGACTGGGCGCAGGGATACGGCTATCAGTTCTGGCGGTGCCGGAACGACGGCTACCGCGGCGACGGGGCGTTCGGCCAGTTCTGCGTCGTCCTGCCGGAGCAGGACGCGGTCGTAGCGATCACGAGCGAAACGGGGGACATGCAGGGTGTCCTCAATCTGTTCTGGGAGCACGTTCTGCCGGCCATGAAGTCCGCGCCGCTCGCCGCCGACGCTTCGTCGGCCGGGGCGCTGGCGGACAAGATGAAGTCGCTCGCTCTCCCGCTGCCCCCGGGGGAGAAGACCTCCCCGACCGCCGCGGCGGTGAGCGGCAAGTCGTTCGCGATCGCCGACAACCCGCTCGGGATCTCGAAGGTCTCGCTCAACTTTGAAGATGGCCGGTGCCGGTTCGCGATGACGGATGGCCAGGGTGAGCACAGGATCGACTGCGGCCTCGGCCAGTGGGCGCTGGGCCAGACCGACCTCCCGACGGTCCCGCTCAAGCTCGTCCCGACTGCGGTCCCGGGCGAGACGACGTCGAAGCTCGCCGCGGCCGGCGCGTGGTCGGACGAGAAGACGTTCGCGATGCAGTGGCGGTTTATCGAAACGGCCCACTACGACACGCTCACCTGCCGCTTCGACGGAGACGACGCGAAGTTCCAGTTCCGCCGCAGCCTCTCTGTGCTGAACCCGACGAGTATGGATTCGCGTCCGACGTTGTCGGGCCGCATCGCCTGA
- a CDS encoding cobalamin-binding protein — translation MRIVSLLPSATEIVCLLGLREQLVGVTHECDYPVDVAGLPKVTRTLIPHDAASGEIDALVRDRLATQKALYSLDMPVLERLRPDLIVTQALCDVCAVADEEVRAAACALPGQPRVVNLEPMCLREVFDCITLVGEAAGCPDEATRQVASLQERVAAVARRSEGLAQRPSVVLLEWIDPPFGCGHWSPELVRLAGGVEQVGLEGQPSRTTAWSDIVAADPEVLFIACCGFGVDRTLEDVPLLTSYPGWSSLRCVRSGEVYVVDGSAYFSRPGPRLVDSLEILAHTLHPEIHPLPSHLTPALRVGAPAAADARTVSAP, via the coding sequence ATGCGGATCGTCTCTCTCCTTCCGAGCGCCACCGAGATCGTCTGCCTGCTCGGCCTGCGGGAGCAGCTCGTCGGCGTGACACACGAGTGCGACTACCCGGTAGACGTGGCGGGGCTCCCCAAGGTGACCCGGACCCTGATCCCGCACGACGCGGCGAGCGGCGAGATCGACGCGCTCGTCCGGGATCGGCTGGCGACGCAGAAGGCGCTCTATTCGCTCGACATGCCGGTGCTGGAGCGTCTCCGGCCCGACCTGATCGTGACCCAGGCGCTGTGCGACGTCTGCGCCGTGGCGGACGAAGAAGTCCGGGCCGCCGCTTGCGCCCTCCCCGGCCAGCCGCGGGTCGTGAACCTGGAGCCGATGTGCCTCCGCGAGGTCTTCGACTGCATCACGCTCGTCGGCGAGGCGGCGGGCTGTCCCGACGAAGCCACCCGGCAGGTCGCGAGCCTCCAGGAGCGGGTGGCGGCCGTTGCGCGGCGGTCCGAGGGTCTTGCCCAGCGCCCGAGCGTCGTGCTGCTGGAGTGGATCGATCCGCCGTTCGGCTGCGGCCATTGGAGTCCGGAGCTCGTCCGGCTGGCGGGGGGCGTCGAGCAGGTGGGGCTCGAGGGGCAGCCGTCGCGGACGACTGCCTGGAGCGACATCGTCGCGGCCGATCCGGAGGTCCTGTTCATTGCCTGCTGCGGCTTCGGCGTCGACCGGACGCTCGAGGACGTTCCGCTCCTCACCTCTTATCCCGGCTGGTCCTCGCTGCGGTGCGTCCGGTCCGGCGAGGTCTATGTCGTCGACGGTTCGGCCTACTTCAGCCGCCCGGGGCCGCGGCTCGTCGACAGCCTGGAGATCCTGGCCCACACGCTTCATCCCGAGATCCACCCGCTCCCGTCTCACCTGACCCCCGCGCTCCGGGTCGGAGCCCCGGCAGCGGCGGACGCCCGGACTGTGAGCGCCCCGTGA
- a CDS encoding dienelactone hydrolase family protein, translated as MPESNRRDFLRTATMTVTGSLAAASASAAETKDGSATPEPTFRDHLLRCLGGPWPEPGPLEARVLKTEQKDGYRLEWVNYLAEPEDRIPAILLVPDGVSDKSPAPGICLWHEHAGRWNVGKIEPAGLGGDPMHYTGVALAKLGYVVLCPDALAFGERRDATGKLDGPAFERFEFLRYVVAGKCMAWKNILDMRRAVDYIVSRPEVVGEKLGCYGHSMGSTHTWLVGPWEPRLKCLVGNCCLPTYKAIHRTHLLHCFPNFIPGIYQYGDTPDIAGLIAPRPLHLNIGETDGGSPIEEVREGIETIAKAYAKQNASDRFTAFIEPDTGHVLSPAMWDLTKAFFAKHLA; from the coding sequence ATGCCGGAATCGAATCGACGCGACTTTCTCAGGACCGCCACCATGACCGTCACAGGCTCCCTGGCCGCGGCATCGGCCTCGGCGGCCGAGACCAAGGATGGCAGTGCCACACCCGAACCGACATTCCGCGACCATCTCCTCCGATGCCTCGGCGGCCCCTGGCCAGAACCGGGACCGCTCGAAGCCCGCGTCCTCAAGACGGAACAGAAGGACGGCTACCGGCTCGAATGGGTCAACTACCTCGCCGAACCCGAAGACCGCATCCCGGCGATCCTCCTCGTCCCCGACGGCGTCAGCGACAAGTCGCCCGCACCGGGAATCTGCCTGTGGCATGAACACGCCGGCCGCTGGAACGTCGGCAAGATCGAGCCCGCCGGACTCGGCGGCGACCCGATGCATTACACCGGCGTCGCACTGGCCAAGCTCGGCTACGTCGTCCTCTGTCCCGACGCGCTCGCCTTCGGCGAACGGCGGGACGCGACCGGGAAGCTCGATGGACCGGCGTTCGAGCGGTTCGAGTTCCTGCGGTACGTCGTCGCCGGGAAATGCATGGCGTGGAAAAACATCCTCGATATGCGGCGGGCGGTCGATTACATCGTCTCCCGCCCCGAAGTCGTCGGCGAGAAGCTCGGATGCTACGGACACTCGATGGGCTCGACCCACACCTGGCTCGTCGGCCCCTGGGAGCCGCGCCTCAAGTGCCTCGTCGGAAACTGCTGCCTCCCGACCTACAAGGCGATCCACCGCACCCACCTGCTGCACTGCTTTCCGAACTTCATCCCCGGGATCTACCAGTACGGCGACACGCCCGACATCGCCGGCCTGATCGCCCCCCGGCCGCTGCATCTCAACATCGGCGAGACCGACGGCGGATCACCGATCGAGGAGGTCCGCGAAGGGATCGAGACGATCGCGAAGGCCTATGCGAAGCAGAACGCGTCCGACCGCTTCACGGCGTTCATCGAGCCCGACACCGGACACGTTCTTTCACCGGCGATGTGGGATCTGACAAAGGCCTTCTTCGCGAAGCATCTCGCGTAA
- a CDS encoding serine/threonine-protein kinase translates to MPSDSSSGNPYETGFRIEGLPRPHQGPDGQADPLEPILERFTDELRRGRNPSVDMYCARHPDQSGELRELLPVIASMERWKQWRELPGPNSELELEQLEELGECDLIREVGRGGMGIVFEALERRIGRKVAVKVLLKKSFIEADWRERFQREARIVARLQHANIVPVYRYGEERGYCYYIMPLVDGISLSEVIGTLLREGGVEAHAIRRIHLVDTPLAAPTPSRPITGDTLPPAGSGARWLRKNSWAAFVRILLQVTKGLRYAHGEGVLHRDIKPANILLDSQGTVRITDFGLALQADPVIAEQGVAPAGTLRFMAPELFVAEPVMDIRCDIYSLGMTLYELCTLRQCYDADNKSALIRQIQKGPPPHPRRVNREIPTALERIILKATRRDPRSRYQSTDGFMVDLRRVLPLVDRLQTATGLRRWWLKRFGR, encoded by the coding sequence ATGCCCTCTGACTCCTCCTCCGGCAACCCGTACGAGACCGGTTTCCGGATCGAGGGGCTTCCCCGGCCGCATCAGGGGCCCGACGGTCAGGCTGACCCCCTGGAGCCGATCCTCGAACGGTTCACAGACGAACTCCGCCGCGGACGGAATCCCTCCGTCGACATGTACTGCGCCCGCCACCCGGACCAGTCGGGCGAACTGCGGGAACTCCTTCCCGTCATCGCCTCGATGGAGCGGTGGAAGCAGTGGCGGGAACTCCCCGGCCCCAACAGCGAGCTCGAACTGGAGCAGCTCGAGGAACTGGGGGAGTGCGATCTGATCCGCGAAGTCGGACGGGGCGGGATGGGGATCGTCTTCGAAGCCCTGGAACGGCGGATCGGGCGAAAGGTCGCCGTGAAGGTCCTGCTCAAGAAGTCGTTCATCGAAGCGGACTGGCGGGAGCGCTTCCAGCGGGAGGCCCGGATCGTCGCCCGGCTGCAGCACGCCAACATCGTTCCGGTCTACCGCTACGGCGAGGAACGGGGCTACTGCTACTACATCATGCCGCTCGTCGACGGGATCAGCCTGTCGGAGGTCATCGGTACGCTCCTTCGGGAAGGCGGCGTCGAAGCCCACGCGATCCGGCGGATCCACCTTGTCGATACGCCGCTGGCGGCCCCGACTCCCTCGCGGCCCATCACGGGGGACACGCTGCCGCCGGCCGGGTCGGGAGCCCGGTGGCTGCGGAAGAACTCCTGGGCCGCGTTTGTGCGGATCCTGCTGCAGGTCACCAAGGGGCTGCGGTACGCGCATGGCGAAGGGGTGCTGCACCGCGACATCAAGCCGGCCAATATCCTGCTCGATTCGCAGGGGACGGTGCGGATCACGGACTTCGGGCTGGCGCTTCAGGCGGACCCGGTGATTGCGGAGCAGGGGGTCGCGCCGGCCGGGACGCTGCGGTTCATGGCGCCGGAGCTATTTGTGGCGGAGCCGGTGATGGATATCCGGTGTGATATCTATTCGCTGGGGATGACGCTTTATGAGCTGTGTACGCTGCGGCAGTGTTATGACGCGGACAACAAGTCGGCCCTGATCCGCCAGATCCAGAAGGGGCCGCCGCCGCATCCGCGGAGGGTGAACCGGGAGATCCCGACGGCTCTTGAGCGGATCATCCTGAAGGCGACGCGTCGCGATCCGCGGTCGCGGTATCAGTCGACGGATGGGTTTATGGTGGATCTTCGCCGGGTGTTGCCGCTGGTCGACCGGTTGCAGACGGCGACGGGTCTGCGGCGGTGGTGGCTGAAGCGTTTCGGGCGATGA